TGAGCGGCTGGCAGCGGCGGGCGTGCGCCGCGCGCTGTGCATCAATCACGAGGTCGGCAATACCGCGCAGGACCTGCGCTGCCGCGGTCTCGCGGACGCGCTCGCGGAGAGTGGTGCCAGCGCAACCGTGCTCGGGGTCAGCCTGGCCGACCCCGCGGACGCGCAGCAGCGCATCGCAGGTGCGCTGCGCGCGGACAGCAGCATCGACGGCATGCTCGCGCTCGGGCCGAGCGGTGCCGACCCCGCACTCGCCGCTCTGCGCGCTACGGGACGGGCAGGCCGCGTAGCATTCGGTACGTTCGATCTCACGCCGCGCGTGCTCGAAGCGGTTCGTGACGGCGAGGTGCTGTTCGCGATCGATCAGCAGCAGTACCTCCAGGGGTATCTGCCGGTGATATTGCTCGTGAAGTACCTCGAGACGCGCGCTCTGCCGGGCGGCGGCGACATCATTCGCACGGGTCCCGGCTTCGTCACGCGCGCCGATGCCGCTTCCGTCATCGATCTGACCGCTCGCGGCATCCGGTGAGACGGATCGTCGCCGCGCCGGAATTCGGGCCGCTCGCGGCCCTGATCCTGGTCTGGCTGTTCTTCGCCGTTGCCGGCGGCGCGCCGTTCCGTTCGCTGGAAGGCGCGGCCGCGTACCTCGACGCCGCCGCGCCGCTCGGCATCCTCGCCGTGGCGGTTGCGCTGCTGATGATCGGCGGCGAGTTCGATCTGTCGATCGGCTCCATCATCGGCGTCAGCGGCATGACCGTGATGCTGCTCACCGTGGAAGCCGGCTGGCCGCTGGGCGCCGCGGTCGCCGCGGCACTCGTGCTGTGCGGCGCGATCGGCCTCGGCAACGGCTTGCTCGTCGTGCGCACGAGCGTGCCGTCGTTCCTCGTGACACTGGGCACGCTCTTCGTGCTGCGCGGCCTCACCATCGCCCTCAGCCGGCGACTGACAGGACGCACACAGATCGGGGGCATCACGACGGCGCCGGATTACGACGTGTGGCGCATCCTGTTCGCGAGCGATATTGGACCGCTCCGCGTGAGCGTGATCTGGTGGATCGCGTTCACACTGCTCGCGACGTGGCTGCTGCGGCGTACGCGCGCGGGTAACTGGATCTACGCCGCAGGCGGCAGTGCGGATGCTGCGCGCAACGCCGGCGTTCCCGTCCGCCGCGTGAAGGTCGCGCTGTTCGTGACGACCGCGCTCGCGGGCGCGCTCATCGGCATCATGCAGGCCGTGCGATTCACGGGCGCTGATGTGCTGCGTGGCGAGGGCCAGGAGTTCCGGGCGATCATCGCGGCCGTCATTGGCGGTACGCTGCTGACCGGAGGTTACGGCACTGCGGTCGGAGCGGCGCTCGGCGCCCTCATCTTCGGTATCGTGCAGCAGGGCATCGTCATCACTGGCGCTGACGCCGACTGGTTCCAGGTATTTCTCGGCGCAATGCTGATCGCTGCCGTGCTGGTGAACGACTGGATGCGACGGCACGCGCTGAGGGCCGCATGACCCCGCTGCTGCGTGCGGAACACGTCACTAAGACGTTCGGCGGTGTCACCGCGCTCGATGATGTCAGCTTCGAGGCGCATGCCGGCGCGGTGACATGCCTGCTCGGCGACAACGGCGCAGGCAAGTCCACGCTCATCCGCGTCCTCTCCGGCGTCTACCCGCCGACGTCGGGACGACTGCTGCTGGACGATGTGGAGATCCGCTTCCGCTCGCCGCGCGATGCACTGGCGCGCGGCATTGCGACAGTCTACCAGGATCTGGCGCTCGTTCCCCTGATGAGCGTCTGGCGCAACTTCTATCTCGGGGCCGAGCCCGTGACGGGCAGAGGACCGCTCCGCCGCATCGACGTGGGCGCGTGCCGCAGTGCGGTGCTCCGCGAGCTGAGCGACCTCGGCATTCCCCTGCGCGACCCGGAGCAGGCCGCAGCCACGCTGTCGGGCGGTCAGCAGCAGGCGCTCGCGATCGCCCGCGCCGTGCACCGCGGTGCGCGCCTGCTCATCCTCGACGAGCCGACCGCGGCGCTCGGCGTGGCCCAGCGCGCGCTGGTCATGGATCTCGTTCGCCGCGTACGTGATCGCGGCGTCGCGGTGGTGCTGATCACGCACGACCCGGCGCAGGCCGATGCCCTCGCGGACAGGCGGGTCGTGCTGGAGCGCGGCCGTGTGGTCGACAGCGCCGGCAGACAGGCGCTGCAACAATGAGGGGCCGCAGCGCGTAGGGTCAGGAGTATTCCGATTCTCGAGTCGAGAGGGAGCCATGGACACGCCGGACGAAGGCCTGGAACAGACACCGACCTACCCTGTGACTGTAGCCATCCCGGCGGCGACCGAGGACCGGAACCGA
The sequence above is drawn from the Longimicrobiales bacterium genome and encodes:
- a CDS encoding sugar ABC transporter substrate-binding protein: MRYHAILIAALLAVTGCDSAGPGSAASASGRDTIRIAFVTHGQSADAFWSVVSNGARDAARDLGVDVQYQAPTRFDMVEMSNLIRSTTASRPHGLVVSIPDPAALAGAIRAATDAGIPVISINSGADDYRALGALAHVGQTEYEAGFAGGERLAAAGVRRALCINHEVGNTAQDLRCRGLADALAESGASATVLGVSLADPADAQQRIAGALRADSSIDGMLALGPSGADPALAALRATGRAGRVAFGTFDLTPRVLEAVRDGEVLFAIDQQQYLQGYLPVILLVKYLETRALPGGGDIIRTGPGFVTRADAASVIDLTARGIR
- a CDS encoding ABC transporter permease; this translates as MRRIVAAPEFGPLAALILVWLFFAVAGGAPFRSLEGAAAYLDAAAPLGILAVAVALLMIGGEFDLSIGSIIGVSGMTVMLLTVEAGWPLGAAVAAALVLCGAIGLGNGLLVVRTSVPSFLVTLGTLFVLRGLTIALSRRLTGRTQIGGITTAPDYDVWRILFASDIGPLRVSVIWWIAFTLLATWLLRRTRAGNWIYAAGGSADAARNAGVPVRRVKVALFVTTALAGALIGIMQAVRFTGADVLRGEGQEFRAIIAAVIGGTLLTGGYGTAVGAALGALIFGIVQQGIVITGADADWFQVFLGAMLIAAVLVNDWMRRHALRAA
- a CDS encoding ATP-binding cassette domain-containing protein, which codes for MTPLLRAEHVTKTFGGVTALDDVSFEAHAGAVTCLLGDNGAGKSTLIRVLSGVYPPTSGRLLLDDVEIRFRSPRDALARGIATVYQDLALVPLMSVWRNFYLGAEPVTGRGPLRRIDVGACRSAVLRELSDLGIPLRDPEQAAATLSGGQQQALAIARAVHRGARLLILDEPTAALGVAQRALVMDLVRRVRDRGVAVVLITHDPAQADALADRRVVLERGRVVDSAGRQALQQ